The following are encoded together in the Nocardia sp. XZ_19_385 genome:
- a CDS encoding beta-ketoacyl synthase, which translates to MNRVVISGIGVVSPLGIGFTQTWKALLAGHSAVRRVQHYDPSSLRTQLGAEIADFDAKPYVRNRKSLRLMTRANQLAHAAVRLAADEARIDPETPGNDTVGVFLASENQIADPRHVLDATVEARDDDGSIDMERLGKAAADMYPLFFVEGLPSAEMFFLSDEFGFAGPSAFQSGAGDAGISAIGNAYRAIARGDTDLAVAGAFDDAVSWWCASKLDRLGLLTADRDPGAVRPYDRTASGTVLGEGACVLVLENYDAAVRRGIQPHAEIVGFGGGWEPVAPGQIWGDGSGLANSVRSALREASIDGTAIGYVAADGAAVPRADAAEARGLRAALGAGADSVLASSVQPAVGQLLSAAGALNVALAAATLRDGAVAPTLNLEHAAADCDLDWVPGTARDLSADYSLAIGRGLSGQSAALALKRI; encoded by the coding sequence ATGAATCGCGTTGTGATCAGCGGCATCGGTGTGGTGTCGCCGCTGGGGATCGGCTTCACCCAGACCTGGAAGGCGCTGCTCGCCGGGCACAGTGCGGTACGCCGCGTGCAGCATTACGACCCGTCCTCGCTGCGCACACAGCTCGGCGCCGAGATCGCCGATTTCGACGCCAAACCCTATGTGCGCAACCGCAAGTCGCTGCGATTGATGACCCGGGCGAACCAGCTGGCGCATGCCGCGGTCCGGCTCGCCGCCGACGAGGCGCGCATCGATCCGGAGACGCCCGGCAACGACACGGTCGGGGTGTTCCTGGCGAGTGAGAACCAGATCGCCGATCCCCGCCACGTGCTGGACGCGACGGTCGAGGCGCGCGACGACGACGGTTCGATCGATATGGAACGGCTCGGCAAAGCCGCGGCGGACATGTATCCGCTGTTCTTCGTCGAGGGGCTGCCGTCAGCCGAAATGTTCTTTCTGTCCGACGAATTCGGGTTCGCCGGCCCGAGCGCCTTCCAGTCCGGGGCGGGTGACGCGGGGATCAGCGCGATCGGCAACGCCTATCGCGCCATCGCGCGGGGCGATACCGACCTCGCCGTCGCCGGAGCTTTCGACGACGCCGTCTCCTGGTGGTGCGCGTCGAAGCTCGACCGGCTCGGCCTGCTCACCGCGGACCGCGATCCCGGCGCGGTCCGGCCCTACGACCGGACCGCCTCGGGCACGGTCCTCGGCGAAGGCGCCTGCGTCCTGGTGCTGGAGAACTACGACGCCGCCGTCCGCCGCGGGATCCAGCCGCACGCGGAGATCGTCGGCTTCGGTGGCGGCTGGGAACCGGTTGCGCCAGGCCAGATCTGGGGCGACGGCAGCGGATTGGCCAACTCCGTCCGGTCGGCGCTGCGCGAAGCCTCGATCGACGGCACCGCCATCGGCTACGTCGCCGCGGACGGCGCCGCCGTCCCGCGCGCGGATGCGGCTGAAGCCCGCGGGCTCCGGGCCGCACTCGGGGCCGGCGCGGACTCCGTCTTGGCCAGCAGTGTGCAACCGGCGGTCGGCCAATTGCTGTCCGCCGCAGGCGCATTGAATGTCGCACTGGCAGCGGCGACGCTGCGTGACGGCGCGGTCGCGCCGACTCTCAACCTCGAGCACGCCGCCGCGGACTGTGACCTGGACTGGGTACCCGGCACCGCGCGCGACCTGTCCGCCGACTACAGCCTCGCGATCGGCCGGGGCTTGTCCGGTCAGTCCGCGGCGCTGGCCCTCAAGCGCATCTGA
- a CDS encoding beta-ketoacyl-[acyl-carrier-protein] synthase family protein — protein sequence MKEREEFDTAPMQTVVVVAVGAVTSQGDTAKALWDGVSTGHVAIRPVEHLPMAEYRTRIGGEVRAPVPPSPIAAAVGGFRDRAFDFAFAAAQEAMDAAHTLVSGVAPERRAIVLGTCNAGLLSTMEWLGDGTGNGAAALAMYGPPQAIAESLAAEFQCKGPTLTVNTACAAGANAIGYAADLIAFGRADIVLAGGTDALSDVAYAGFNSLGSLSPTPAAPYQDKRTGLSLGEGSGMLVLARADLVAAADIEPLCEIRGYGLSADGYHPTAPRPDGTGAARAMRAAMEWSGLDDDEIGYINSHGTGTPRNDSAEAKATRLALRAAADSVPVSSSKSMIGHLLGAAGAVEAIITVGALRNGVLPPTANLVVPDPECRLDHVAVEPRICQPRNAISNNFAFAGANASVAFADRPTSLVRPAAKATRVVLTGAGAVGPAGIGIEAALRALATGRDCARIEDGMRLGRVDSDPADHLTRREARRMDRLGLLSTFAASQAVQAAGADLIADDPTQIGVVFGTGLGPMQAMEQFVRPLREEGAAAANPAVFPNTVYNAAAGSVATLLGALGPTSTVTAGHAAGANALCYGYDLVSVGRATAILATAADTLTELVAHAYRRLGVPMGPQDAFTLAEGAATVVLESIDNARRRGATVYAEVLGHASAADALGVGRTDPQGSGSERAMRAAIASAGLAVSDIAQVWTNEIGWQAVDEPEQRALDRIFGTAGPQRVSAKRALGEQIGVGGLLSAALAAFHPSRPRDGAVLVNSSSLGGTHFSIVLAPS from the coding sequence GTGAAGGAACGAGAAGAATTCGACACCGCGCCGATGCAGACCGTTGTCGTGGTCGCTGTCGGGGCCGTCACCTCCCAGGGCGACACCGCGAAGGCCCTGTGGGACGGGGTCAGCACCGGCCACGTCGCGATCCGCCCGGTCGAGCACCTGCCGATGGCCGAGTATCGGACGCGGATCGGCGGCGAGGTCCGCGCACCGGTGCCGCCGTCGCCGATCGCGGCCGCGGTCGGCGGATTCCGCGATCGCGCTTTCGATTTCGCGTTCGCTGCCGCCCAGGAGGCGATGGACGCCGCGCACACGCTGGTCTCCGGTGTCGCCCCGGAGCGCCGGGCGATCGTCCTCGGCACCTGCAACGCCGGGCTGCTCAGCACCATGGAGTGGCTCGGCGACGGTACCGGCAACGGCGCTGCCGCCTTGGCGATGTATGGCCCGCCACAGGCGATCGCCGAGTCGCTGGCAGCCGAATTCCAGTGCAAGGGACCGACCTTGACGGTGAACACCGCCTGCGCGGCGGGGGCGAACGCGATCGGGTACGCGGCCGACCTGATCGCCTTCGGCCGCGCCGACATCGTGCTGGCGGGCGGCACCGACGCGCTCTCCGACGTGGCCTACGCGGGCTTCAACTCGCTGGGCTCGCTCTCCCCGACGCCGGCCGCGCCCTATCAGGACAAGCGGACCGGGCTCTCGCTCGGCGAGGGCAGCGGCATGCTCGTGCTGGCGCGCGCCGACCTGGTGGCCGCGGCCGATATCGAACCCCTTTGCGAGATAAGGGGTTACGGGCTCTCCGCGGACGGCTATCACCCGACCGCACCGCGCCCCGACGGCACCGGCGCCGCCCGCGCGATGCGCGCCGCGATGGAGTGGTCGGGCCTGGACGACGACGAGATCGGCTACATCAACAGTCACGGCACCGGTACACCGCGCAACGACAGCGCCGAAGCCAAGGCGACCCGGCTCGCCCTGCGCGCCGCCGCCGACTCGGTCCCGGTGAGCAGCTCCAAGTCGATGATCGGGCATCTGCTCGGCGCGGCCGGGGCGGTGGAGGCGATCATCACGGTGGGCGCGCTACGCAACGGCGTCCTGCCCCCGACCGCGAATCTGGTTGTCCCCGATCCCGAGTGCCGGCTCGACCATGTCGCCGTCGAGCCTCGCATCTGCCAGCCGCGCAACGCGATCTCGAACAATTTCGCCTTCGCCGGCGCGAACGCGAGTGTTGCCTTCGCCGACCGCCCGACCAGTCTCGTCCGGCCGGCGGCAAAGGCGACCCGCGTGGTGCTGACCGGTGCGGGAGCCGTCGGACCCGCCGGAATCGGCATCGAGGCCGCGCTACGCGCCCTGGCCACGGGCCGGGATTGCGCCCGAATCGAGGACGGTATGCGGCTCGGCCGGGTCGACAGCGATCCGGCCGACCACCTGACCCGGCGCGAAGCACGGCGGATGGATCGGCTCGGCCTGCTGTCGACCTTCGCCGCGAGCCAGGCTGTGCAGGCCGCCGGGGCCGACCTCATCGCCGACGATCCGACACAGATCGGCGTCGTCTTCGGGACCGGTCTCGGTCCCATGCAGGCGATGGAGCAGTTCGTCCGGCCGCTGCGCGAAGAGGGCGCGGCCGCGGCGAACCCCGCGGTCTTCCCGAACACCGTGTACAACGCCGCGGCGGGCAGCGTCGCCACCCTGCTCGGTGCGCTCGGCCCGACCTCGACCGTCACCGCGGGACATGCCGCCGGCGCCAACGCGCTCTGCTACGGCTACGACCTGGTGTCGGTCGGTCGCGCCACCGCGATCCTGGCCACCGCCGCGGACACGCTCACCGAACTGGTCGCACACGCTTACCGCCGACTCGGGGTGCCGATGGGGCCACAGGACGCTTTCACCCTCGCGGAGGGCGCCGCGACCGTCGTCCTCGAAAGCATCGACAACGCGCGACGTCGCGGCGCCACCGTCTACGCCGAGGTGCTCGGGCATGCCTCCGCCGCCGACGCGCTGGGAGTCGGCCGGACCGATCCGCAGGGCTCGGGCAGCGAGCGCGCCATGCGGGCCGCGATCGCGAGCGCCGGACTGGCGGTCTCGGACATCGCACAGGTGTGGACCAACGAAATCGGCTGGCAGGCGGTCGACGAACCGGAACAACGGGCACTGGACCGGATATTCGGTACCGCTGGGCCGCAGCGTGTTTCGGCGAAGCGGGCGCTGGGCGAGCAGATCGGCGTCGGCGGGCTGCTGTCGGCGGCGCTGGCCGCGTTCCATCCTTCCAGGCCCCGCGACGGCGCGGTGCTGGTGAACAGCTCTTCGCTCGGCGGCACCCATTTCAGCATCGTGCTGGCGCCGAGCTGA
- a CDS encoding 3-oxoacyl-ACP synthase III family protein, whose amino-acid sequence MATNGLSVHLVGTGSYLHGEPIDNKQIEALVGPVPGDILEGIQVLQRHWMIDPDTGEHLITNSEMAARAAAQALDRAGLRPADVDLIVMSTASPEYQLPPAVTFVQQHLGIAECATLEIRSGCAGFVEAADIARGYLERGTYRTAIVVGCEAISPLLVPLYRGVDPERVRMRDRLVAYTFGDGAGALVFRAEESVPGTRSGVLGSVLETMGGLKKPGMQVIGGATHAPLHQQALAKRLVELKVDVVESGKFIPHMITRSLKTLLRASDLAAEDIALWVVPEGNAGYMTSELEAAGLLTDEWLALRDKVYENIARVGATGSAAVPLALDEAATTGRLRAGDNVMLLAIETSKWKYAGMTLVWSGGQ is encoded by the coding sequence ATGGCTACGAACGGATTGTCGGTACACCTGGTAGGCACCGGCAGCTATCTGCACGGCGAACCGATCGACAACAAGCAGATCGAGGCGCTGGTCGGACCGGTGCCCGGCGACATCCTCGAGGGTATCCAAGTCCTGCAACGGCATTGGATGATCGACCCGGACACCGGCGAGCACCTGATCACCAATTCGGAGATGGCGGCCCGCGCTGCCGCCCAGGCCCTGGACCGGGCGGGGCTGCGACCCGCCGATGTCGATCTCATCGTGATGTCGACGGCGAGCCCGGAGTACCAGCTGCCCCCGGCCGTCACCTTCGTCCAGCAGCATCTCGGCATCGCCGAGTGTGCCACCCTCGAAATCCGTTCCGGCTGCGCGGGTTTCGTGGAAGCAGCCGATATCGCGCGCGGCTACCTGGAGCGTGGCACCTATCGCACCGCGATCGTCGTCGGCTGCGAGGCCATCTCGCCGTTGCTCGTGCCGCTGTATCGCGGCGTGGACCCGGAGCGGGTGCGCATGCGAGATCGGCTGGTGGCCTACACCTTCGGTGACGGTGCGGGTGCGCTGGTGTTCCGCGCCGAGGAGTCCGTACCGGGAACTCGGTCCGGGGTGCTCGGATCGGTGCTGGAAACCATGGGCGGTCTGAAGAAGCCGGGCATGCAGGTGATCGGCGGCGCCACGCACGCGCCGCTGCACCAGCAGGCGCTGGCCAAGCGGCTGGTGGAACTGAAGGTCGACGTCGTCGAATCCGGAAAGTTCATCCCGCACATGATCACTCGGTCGCTGAAAACCCTGCTGCGAGCTAGCGACCTGGCGGCCGAGGACATCGCGCTCTGGGTCGTGCCCGAGGGCAATGCGGGCTACATGACCAGCGAGCTCGAGGCGGCCGGACTGCTCACCGACGAATGGCTCGCGTTGCGGGACAAGGTCTACGAGAACATCGCACGGGTGGGTGCGACCGGGTCGGCCGCGGTGCCACTGGCGCTGGACGAGGCCGCGACCACCGGGCGCCTGCGCGCCGGCGACAACGTCATGTTGCTCGCCATCGAAACCAGCAAGTGGAAGTACGCCGGCATGACGCTGGTGTGGAGCGGCGGGCAATGA
- a CDS encoding alpha/beta fold hydrolase, with translation MMLIESRRFRAAGAMLNYAHISDDGPALCLLHGLGARWQTFRPFVRSLGPGWNIYAPDLRGHGRSDWASGHYALTDFAADITEFLTEVVAEPVVLVGHSLGGWVASMVAATVPESVRAVVIVDSALYQLRQEQRDAMTFYANPTFAMRSIAVSLRLADPELKQRWVEGRNQREQDPDEMLSRLHCPVLLVQGDPAAGALMAAGHVERAMSLLDNGTHVYVPGAGHAVHADAPAAVAAALQEFLAAQVEKTPVNGEIG, from the coding sequence ATGATGCTCATCGAGTCGCGGCGTTTCCGGGCCGCCGGGGCCATGCTCAACTACGCCCACATCAGCGACGACGGCCCGGCGCTCTGCCTGCTGCACGGGCTCGGTGCACGCTGGCAGACGTTCCGGCCGTTCGTGCGCAGTCTCGGCCCGGGCTGGAACATCTACGCGCCCGACCTGCGCGGGCACGGCCGATCCGATTGGGCGAGCGGGCATTACGCGCTCACCGATTTCGCGGCCGACATCACGGAGTTCCTCACCGAGGTCGTGGCGGAACCGGTGGTGCTGGTCGGGCATTCGCTGGGCGGCTGGGTCGCCTCGATGGTGGCCGCCACCGTGCCGGAATCGGTGCGCGCCGTGGTCATCGTGGACTCGGCGTTGTATCAGCTGCGTCAGGAACAGCGCGACGCCATGACCTTCTACGCGAATCCGACCTTCGCGATGCGCTCGATCGCGGTCTCGCTGCGGCTGGCCGACCCGGAGTTGAAGCAGCGCTGGGTCGAGGGCCGCAATCAGCGCGAGCAGGACCCCGACGAAATGCTGTCGCGGCTCCACTGCCCGGTGCTACTCGTGCAGGGCGACCCGGCAGCGGGCGCGCTCATGGCAGCAGGGCATGTAGAGCGCGCGATGTCGTTGCTCGACAACGGGACGCACGTCTACGTCCCCGGCGCCGGGCATGCCGTGCACGCGGACGCACCGGCCGCCGTCGCCGCCGCGCTGCAGGAATTTCTGGCCGCTCAGGTCGAGAAGACACCGGTGAATGGAGAGATCGGATGA
- a CDS encoding acetyl-CoA carboxylase carboxyltransferase subunit alpha — MTQVLAQETTWVKCPACSEYQYRRRLERNLQVCTACGHHLRIGAAGRLALLLDEGSWAPGEYDDIETRDVLAFRDRKSYLKRLDEARDRTGGSDAAIFGAGSLGGHRLVVAAMEFGFMGGSMGSAVGEVITRAAEHALAERLPLLLVCASGGARMQEGSISLMQMAKTSQAIARMHEDGLLVLCLLTDPTFGGVTASYAMLGDVLVAEPGALIGFAGPNVIRETINEDLPPRFQTAEFLLECGMLDAVVPRAQLRSFFTKVLAAHTVGTTVDLTPEPTTITDPEAIAARPAEAIVKLARARERPTTLSFAAVAFDSFLELRGDRMFGDSAALVGGPATLAGRRVMLIGHEKGSDTKESIARNFGMPEPEGYRKALRLMHHAAKFGMPIVTLIDTPGAYPGIGAEERGQAGAIARAIMESSRLPVPIVAVVTGEGGSGGALALGVADRVLMFEHAYYSVISPEGCAAILWGDRSASAAAAQALKLTAPELLRLGVVDGVIPESVPADIISAAAGLRGAVAHALTELSALPGPDLVEARYRKFRQFGSNTTPMIGEQS; from the coding sequence ATGACCCAAGTGCTCGCCCAGGAAACCACCTGGGTGAAATGCCCGGCCTGCTCGGAATATCAGTACCGGCGCCGACTGGAACGCAACCTCCAGGTCTGCACGGCATGTGGCCACCACCTGCGGATCGGCGCGGCCGGGCGGCTGGCCCTGCTGCTCGACGAAGGTTCTTGGGCCCCAGGCGAATACGACGACATCGAGACCCGCGACGTGCTCGCTTTCCGGGACCGCAAGAGCTACCTGAAGCGGCTCGACGAGGCGCGCGATCGAACCGGCGGGTCGGACGCCGCGATCTTCGGTGCCGGAAGCCTCGGCGGACATCGGCTCGTAGTGGCGGCCATGGAATTCGGCTTCATGGGCGGTTCGATGGGCAGCGCGGTCGGCGAGGTCATCACCAGGGCAGCCGAACACGCACTGGCCGAACGACTTCCGCTGCTGCTGGTGTGCGCGTCGGGCGGGGCCCGGATGCAGGAGGGCAGCATCTCGCTGATGCAGATGGCCAAGACCAGCCAGGCCATCGCCCGTATGCACGAGGACGGGCTGCTGGTGCTCTGCCTGCTGACCGACCCGACCTTCGGCGGCGTCACCGCCTCCTACGCCATGCTCGGGGACGTGCTGGTGGCCGAGCCGGGCGCGTTGATCGGGTTCGCCGGACCCAACGTGATCCGGGAAACCATCAACGAGGATCTGCCGCCGCGCTTCCAGACCGCCGAATTCCTGCTGGAGTGCGGCATGCTCGACGCGGTCGTCCCCCGCGCGCAGCTGCGCTCGTTCTTCACCAAAGTGCTTGCCGCGCATACGGTCGGCACGACGGTCGACCTGACCCCCGAACCGACGACGATCACCGACCCCGAGGCGATCGCGGCCCGGCCCGCGGAGGCGATCGTCAAGCTGGCCCGCGCACGGGAGCGCCCGACGACGCTGAGTTTCGCGGCCGTCGCGTTCGATTCCTTCCTGGAACTGCGCGGCGACCGGATGTTCGGCGACAGCGCCGCCCTGGTCGGCGGTCCGGCCACCCTCGCCGGTCGGCGAGTCATGCTGATCGGCCACGAGAAAGGCAGCGACACCAAGGAATCCATCGCCCGCAACTTCGGCATGCCGGAACCGGAGGGCTACCGCAAGGCCTTACGGCTGATGCACCATGCGGCGAAGTTCGGCATGCCGATCGTGACCCTGATCGATACGCCCGGCGCGTATCCCGGAATCGGCGCCGAGGAACGCGGGCAAGCCGGCGCCATCGCCCGGGCGATCATGGAATCGAGCCGGTTGCCGGTGCCGATCGTCGCGGTGGTCACCGGGGAGGGCGGCAGTGGTGGTGCGCTGGCGCTGGGCGTGGCCGACCGGGTGCTGATGTTCGAACACGCCTATTACTCGGTGATCAGCCCGGAAGGCTGCGCCGCGATTCTGTGGGGCGACCGTAGCGCGTCGGCAGCCGCCGCGCAGGCGCTGAAACTGACCGCCCCGGAACTGCTGCGGCTCGGCGTCGTGGACGGCGTCATCCCGGAATCGGTGCCCGCCGACATCATTTCCGCGGCCGCCGGGCTGCGCGGCGCGGTGGCGCACGCGCTCACCGAACTGTCCGCGCTGCCCGGTCCCGACCTCGTCGAGGCGCGGTACCGCAAGTTTCGCCAATTCGGCTCGAACACCACCCCGATGATCGGAGAACAGTCATGA
- a CDS encoding biotin/lipoyl-containing protein — MTAFRQPDHNTHLDTSLTHMMREVRAIVADLDRQPRRLRVRAGEYNVDIEWADSVEIVNTRHDQLTLAVPALDEEATTTFAIESPLVGHFYRAIEPGADPFVSPGDYVEEGQVVAIVEAMKLMNQITAPCAGRVVEVLPTDGAVVEFGQRLVVFEPAESTMEMAS, encoded by the coding sequence ATGACCGCCTTCCGCCAGCCCGACCACAACACCCACCTCGACACCTCGCTCACCCACATGATGCGGGAGGTGCGGGCGATCGTGGCCGACCTCGACCGGCAACCACGCCGCCTGCGGGTGCGCGCGGGCGAATACAACGTCGACATCGAGTGGGCCGACAGCGTCGAGATCGTCAACACCCGCCATGACCAGCTCACCTTGGCGGTCCCCGCGCTCGACGAGGAAGCGACGACGACCTTCGCGATCGAATCGCCGCTGGTCGGGCACTTCTATCGCGCGATCGAGCCCGGCGCCGATCCGTTCGTCTCGCCCGGCGACTACGTCGAGGAGGGCCAGGTCGTCGCGATCGTGGAGGCGATGAAGCTGATGAATCAGATCACCGCGCCGTGCGCAGGCAGGGTCGTGGAGGTGCTGCCCACCGATGGCGCGGTGGTCGAATTCGGCCAGCGGCTGGTCGTTTTCGAACCGGCCGAGTCCACGATGGAGATGGCGTCGTGA
- the accC gene encoding acetyl-CoA carboxylase biotin carboxylase subunit — MTEIKTVLVANRGEIALRVVRACRELGLRSVVVYSTADADSIPVRMADDAVCIGPPEPGRSYLNIPNVIGAALRTGADAIHPGYGFLSENPDFAAVCAEEGLVFVGPSSEVMSSLADKAVTRALMSAAGLPLLPGTQAALRNAEEAERIAGEVGYPVILKAVAGGGGRGMRVVREPGELAEAYSRTQAEASLAFGDGGLYLERYLEGARHIEVQILADRFGNVVHLGERDCSVQRRHQKLLEESPSPALNDEQRAAIGAAAVAGARSVGYEGAGTMEFLLDRDGGFWFMEMNARLQVEHPVTEMVSGVDLVAEQLRIAQGEPLRIRQSDIVLRGHAIECRINAENPERDFAPSTGRIARYRPPAGPWVRVDSHLEEGMSVSPYYDALLAKVIVWADDRLGAIERMRRALDELVLEGPGLTTCAAFHRDAILSNPEFRSGNFDLDLVHTIH, encoded by the coding sequence GTGACCGAGATCAAGACGGTCCTGGTGGCCAATCGCGGCGAGATCGCGCTGCGCGTCGTGCGCGCCTGCCGGGAACTCGGATTGCGCAGTGTGGTGGTGTATTCGACCGCCGACGCCGACTCGATTCCGGTGCGGATGGCCGACGACGCGGTGTGCATCGGGCCGCCCGAACCCGGCCGCAGCTATCTGAATATTCCGAATGTCATCGGCGCGGCCTTGCGTACCGGCGCCGACGCGATCCACCCGGGATACGGATTCCTTTCGGAAAACCCCGATTTCGCCGCGGTGTGCGCCGAGGAGGGCCTGGTCTTCGTGGGGCCCTCCTCGGAGGTGATGTCGAGTCTTGCCGACAAGGCGGTGACCCGGGCGCTCATGAGTGCGGCGGGATTGCCGTTGCTGCCCGGCACCCAGGCGGCGCTGCGCAATGCGGAGGAGGCCGAGCGGATCGCCGGTGAAGTCGGCTATCCGGTGATCCTCAAGGCGGTAGCGGGGGGTGGCGGACGCGGCATGCGTGTCGTGCGTGAGCCCGGTGAACTCGCCGAGGCCTACAGCCGGACCCAAGCCGAGGCGAGCCTGGCCTTCGGCGACGGCGGGCTGTACCTGGAGCGCTACCTCGAAGGTGCGCGCCACATCGAGGTGCAGATTCTCGCCGACCGCTTCGGCAATGTCGTGCACCTCGGGGAACGGGACTGCTCGGTCCAGCGCCGCCATCAGAAACTGCTCGAGGAATCGCCGTCACCGGCGTTGAACGACGAGCAGCGCGCCGCGATCGGGGCGGCCGCGGTGGCCGGTGCCCGCTCGGTCGGGTATGAGGGGGCCGGGACGATGGAGTTCCTGCTCGACCGCGACGGCGGGTTCTGGTTCATGGAGATGAACGCGCGCCTGCAGGTCGAGCATCCGGTGACCGAGATGGTGTCGGGGGTGGACCTGGTCGCCGAGCAGCTGCGGATCGCCCAGGGTGAGCCGTTGCGAATTCGGCAGTCCGACATCGTCTTACGCGGTCACGCCATCGAATGCCGGATCAACGCGGAGAATCCCGAGCGGGATTTCGCTCCGTCCACGGGCCGGATCGCGCGCTATCGACCGCCCGCGGGCCCGTGGGTGCGGGTCGACAGCCACCTCGAGGAGGGCATGTCGGTCTCGCCGTACTACGACGCACTGCTGGCCAAGGTGATCGTCTGGGCCGACGATCGGCTCGGCGCGATCGAGCGCATGCGCCGGGCGCTCGACGAACTCGTGCTGGAAGGTCCGGGCCTGACCACCTGCGCGGCCTTTCATCGCGACGCGATCCTGTCGAACCCCGAATTCCGCTCGGGCAACTTCGATCTCGACCTCGTGCACACCATCCACTGA
- a CDS encoding FAD-dependent monooxygenase, whose protein sequence is MTTSNGRVIILGGGIGGLCASIAFRKVGIDATVYEQAPAFGTVGASLQVWVKGMKAFAELGLADEIRRRGAEVHRQQFFNQHGTPLYHARLAEFARKHNAPMPVMIRRSEVIETLAGSADLGPVEFNHRATAVEQDATGVTVTFANGRQERADLLVAADGINSRTRQAIFPEVEILTANYRIVHAVAEHEPPCGPNNFTLFFGRGTRIAIKDCGSNHIFWAAALRDPTVSIDEPNELVKDDLRDRFGVFPQPVQDLIAATPPAAMLHHDVRALGPMPSWSRDRIVFLGDAAHAVTPNLGRGASEAIVDAIVLARRIVPIDLRDRTALATALADYEAVRRPESTALQQESWRIGTVSSWRGFAMTKARDLMMKTIVGHKQVAKIEGEFQIEVPSLLPAVV, encoded by the coding sequence ATGACGACATCGAATGGACGAGTCATCATCCTCGGCGGCGGGATCGGCGGGCTCTGTGCCAGCATCGCCTTCCGGAAAGTCGGCATCGACGCCACCGTCTACGAACAAGCGCCCGCCTTCGGCACCGTCGGTGCCTCCCTGCAGGTGTGGGTCAAGGGCATGAAGGCGTTCGCCGAACTGGGCCTGGCCGACGAGATCCGCCGGCGCGGCGCGGAAGTGCACCGGCAGCAGTTCTTCAATCAGCACGGGACCCCGCTCTATCACGCGCGGCTGGCCGAGTTCGCCCGCAAGCACAACGCGCCGATGCCGGTGATGATCAGGCGTTCGGAGGTGATCGAGACGCTGGCCGGGTCCGCCGATCTCGGGCCGGTCGAATTCAATCATCGTGCGACGGCGGTCGAGCAGGACGCCACCGGCGTCACCGTGACCTTCGCGAACGGCCGTCAGGAGCGTGCCGACCTGCTCGTGGCGGCCGACGGGATCAATTCGCGCACCCGGCAGGCGATCTTCCCCGAAGTCGAAATCCTCACCGCCAATTACCGCATCGTGCACGCGGTGGCCGAGCACGAGCCGCCGTGCGGGCCGAACAATTTCACGCTGTTCTTCGGCCGGGGCACCCGCATCGCGATCAAGGACTGCGGCAGCAACCACATCTTCTGGGCCGCGGCGCTGCGCGACCCCACGGTCTCGATCGACGAACCGAACGAACTCGTCAAAGACGATCTGCGGGACCGCTTCGGGGTCTTTCCGCAGCCGGTGCAGGATCTCATCGCCGCTACCCCGCCCGCCGCGATGCTGCACCACGACGTCCGTGCCCTCGGCCCCATGCCGTCCTGGAGCCGGGACCGGATCGTCTTCCTGGGCGACGCCGCGCATGCCGTGACGCCGAATCTGGGGCGCGGCGCCAGCGAGGCCATCGTCGACGCGATCGTGCTCGCGCGCCGGATCGTGCCGATCGATCTGCGCGATCGGACCGCCCTGGCCACCGCGCTCGCCGACTACGAGGCGGTCCGGCGTCCGGAAAGCACTGCCTTGCAGCAGGAGTCGTGGCGGATCGGCACGGTCTCCTCGTGGCGCGGTTTCGCGATGACCAAGGCCCGGGATCTGATGATGAAGACGATCGTGGGGCACAAGCAGGTCGCCAAGATCGAGGGGGAATTCCAGATCGAGGTCCCGTCGCTACTGCCCGCCGTCGTCTGA